The Effusibacillus lacus genome segment CAATATGATTCAGATTTTAAACGTCAAACCGTCGAATATATTCTTGAGCAGCGGAAGCCGGTTGCGCAGGTCGCTCGGGAATTAGACATTTCCCCCAATACCCTTCATGGCTGGCTGAAGCAATATAAACGTCAAACAAATCAAGATGCACAAGGAGGTGGGGCCCAGCTCTTAGATGACCGAGATCTACGGGAATTACATGTGATTGATAACATAAAAGTTGACCACGTGGAGGCACATTGACAACCAAAAAGTTGACCACCCCTACACCAAATTCCTGTACGCTGATTTTGT includes the following:
- a CDS encoding transposase — its product is MKKLKQYDSDFKRQTVEYILEQRKPVAQVARELDISPNTLHGWLKQYKRQTNQDAQGGGAQLLDDRDLRELHVIDNIKVDHVEAH